Proteins encoded by one window of Danaus plexippus chromosome Z, MEX_DaPlex, whole genome shotgun sequence:
- the LOC133319967 gene encoding uncharacterized protein LOC133319967: MEGIYLDARAGVYVGWDLPGAEKSGGHREDQLLVEGGVVQSPDQSAALLARTFFADDDDGTDSEVHAVIRSRADLVGMRLPDDTDDPQITRGELRRGRGFCRGAQETSASRLCPRKVVPPHWTPSILGKIFEKILCRRIRWHVLPKSNARQYGFTPQRSTEDTLYDLMQHVRGVLSRKETALMVSLDIEGAFDNAWWPAIKCRMIEKGIPVNLRRLVEDYFRDRSVAVHYAGRTVRKAQTKGCVQGSIGGPLFWNMLLDPLLDSLDGWARTCRRSRTISCWCSPGILHSRSSGMPMPPWLLRGTGVS; this comes from the exons ATGGAAGGCATTTACCTCGATGCAAGAGCGGGAGTCTATGTGGGATGGGATCTACCGGGTGCTGAGAAGAGCGGGGGTCACCGCGAGGACCAGCTCCTCGTGGAGGGCGGAGTTGTGCAGAGCCCGGACCAGTCGGCCGCGCTGCTAGCCAGGACATTCTTCGCCGATGACGATGACGGTACAGACTCCGAAGTCCACGCCGTCATCCGAAGCCGAGCGGACCTGGTTGGCATGCGCCTACCTGATGACACCGACGACCCCCAGATCACCAGGGGAGAGTTG CGCCGTGGAAGAGGCTTCTGTCGTGGTGCTCAGGAAACCAGCGCGTCCAGACTATGCCCGCGCAAAGTCGTACCGCCCCATTGGACTCCTTCCATCTTGGGCAAGATCTTTGAGAAAATTCTGTGTCGTCGAATCCGATGGCACGTCTTGCCCAAGTCCAATGCAAGGCAGTATGGCTTCACACCGCAGCGGAGCACGGAGGATACGCTGTATGACCTGATGCAGCACGTTAGAGGTGTTCTTTCCAGGAAAGAGACCGCCCTCATGGTCTCTCTCGACATTGAGGGAGCGTTCGACAACGCGTGGTGGCCGGCCATAAAGTGCAGAATGATAGAGAAAGGTATCCCCGTAAACTTGAGGCGTCTTGTCGAGGATTACTTCCGGGACCGAAGCGTTGCCGTGCACTACGCGGGAAGGACTGTGCGGAAGGCGCAGACCAAGGGCTGTGTGCAAGGCTCTATAGGTGGACCTCTGTTTTGGAACATGCTGCTGGACCCCCTCCTGGACAGCCTGGATGGCTGGGCGCGTACGTGCAGGCGTTCGCGGACGATATCGTGTTGGTGTTCTCCGGGCATACTGCACTCGAGATCCAGCGGGATGCCAATGCCGCCCTGGCTGTTGCGCGGGACTGGGGTGTCGTAA